Within Deltaproteobacteria bacterium, the genomic segment CACGCCATCCGGCAGGAGGGCTACCCTCCCACCATCCGGGAGATCGGCGCGCAGTTCGGCATCCGCTCCACCAACGGGGTGAACGACCACCTCAAGGCCCTCGAGCGCAAGGGCTACATCAGCCGGGGGGACAACAAGTCGCGGGCCCTCTCCCCCACCCCCAAGGGCCTCTCCGAGCTGGGCGTGAAGGGCGCCGACGGCACCGTCATCCCGGCGGTGATCCCCTCCACCGAGATGATCGAGGTCCCCCTGGTCGGGCAGGTCGCGGCGGGCACCCCCATCATCGCCGAGGAGAACATCAGCGACACCGTCCACATCGACAGCTTCTTCCTCGGTGGAACCACCCGGCGGGTCTTCGCCCTGCGGGTCGTCGGTGACTCGATGATCGACGACGGCATCTTCGACGGCGACTACATCTTCGTGAAGAAGCAGCTCACCGCGAACCGGGGCGAGATCGTCGTCGCGATGATCGAGGGCGAGGCCACCGTGAAGCGCTACTACCCCGAGGGCGACCGGATCCGCTTCCAGCCGGCGAACGAGCGGATGCAGCCGATCTACGTCTCGAAGGACGAGTTCCGGGATACGCACATCCTCGGGGTGGTGTGCGGGGTTTACCGGCGGATGCACTGATCCACGGGCTCGACCCCGGGCAAGGCCGTGTACGTGGACGTGTACGTGCACGTGCACGGACGTGAACGTCCTCGTACACGTCCACGTGCACGGCTTTTCCCTTGCTCACTTCCCGGTCGCGGCACAGGCCCCCAGGATCGAAGGGTCCCGATCGGCGATCATCTTCCGCGCCTGTGAACAGCTGAAGATCGCCGCCGCCGCCTCCCCCACCGCCCGCTGCTCCCGGGCCAGCGAGACCCAGAGGGTCGGATCGTCCTTCACGCTGGCCAGCAGCTCCTCGTACATGGTGAGGGCCTTGGGGTGCTGGCCGGTGGCGGCGAAGAGGTCCGCGATCCGCACCAGGAGCAGCTCCTCCTCGGCGCCGGTGAGGGCGGCCACCGCCGCCTGCAGCGCCTTCTTCGCCTCGTCCGGGCGGCCCGCCGCCAGCTCCAGCTCGGCCAGGCCGGCCGGCGGGCTCGCCGAGGTGGGCGCGAGCGCCCGGGCCCGCTCGAAGGAGGCCCGGCCGGCGCTGAACTCCTTCTTCACCGCCTGGATCGCGCCGACCAGCTCCCAGGTGGGGGCGTGGTCGGGGGTCAGCTCGATGGCGGCCCGGTAGGCCTCGAGGGCGCCGTCGAGATCCCGGGCCTGCGCCCGCAGATCCCCGAGGCGCACCAGCCGGATCGAGCGGACCGTGCCCGCCTCCGCGACCTCGCGGGCCAGCTGCCGGGCCTGCTCCTCCCTGCCCTGCTCCCGGAGCACGGCGACCTGCTGCTCCCGGTGGGCGTCGGCGGCCGCCGAGGCCTCCACCACGGCGGCGTAGGCCGAGGCCGCCTCCGCGAAGCGGCCCTTCGACTCGAGGAGCTTGGCCAGCCGCTCCAGGGGCGTGACCCCCTCCCCGGCCTGCGCGAGGCGCGCCGCCTGCTGGTAGGCCGCCACGGCCTCCTCGATCTTGTCGGCCCGGGCGTAGAGATCGCCCAGGTAGCGGTGAGGCTGCGGATCGGCGGGGTCCAGCTCGAGGGCCTTGCGGTAGGCCTCGATGGCGCCGACGGGATCGTTGAGCCGCACCCGGGCGCGGCCGAGCCCCAGCCAGGAGGCCGCCTTGCCCGGCTCCAGGTCGAGGGCCTTCTGGAAGGCCGCCGCCGCCGCCTCGGGCGCGCCCTCGTACTTCCGCATCGCCAGCCAGGTGTCCCCCAGGGCGTGGTGGGCCCGCACCTGGGTGGGATCGCCGCGCACCGCGTCCTGGAACTCCAGCAGCGCGGCCTCGAGGTCGCCGCTGTGCCGGTACTCCATGCCCTTGTGGTAGTGGGCCTCGGCCTCCAGCTTCGGATCGATGGGGTCCGGGCAGGCGACGAGGAGGAGGGGGAGGAGGAGCGCGAGGGCCTGCTTCATCGTCGGGGCTCCCATCGTCGTTTCGTGGTCTAGAAGAAGAGGAAGGAGGCCCCGAGGGTCAGGCCGAAGACCACCGGCACCTCGGCGTCGCCCGAGCCCAGCCCCAGCACCGCGTCGGTGAGGTTGGTGGAGACCTCGGCGGCCAGGGTCCACCGGCGGTGGATGCGGTAGTCGCCGCCCGCCACCACGGTGACGGCGAAGGCCGAGCGGAAGTCGCGCTCCCCGTCGGCGGAGAGGTTGGTCAGGCCCAGGACACCCGGGCCGATCCCGGCCCCGACCCAGGCCCGCAAGACGTTGAAGGTCCAGAGCCGCTTCGCCCCGAAGCTGGCCGGGATCATCTTCAGGCGCAGGGCATCGGCGCTGCCGCCCGCGTCGCCCCCGCCGAGGGCCATGCCCACCACCAGGAAGACCAGCGCCTTCGGGGTGACGTAGAGGTTGGTCTCGATGTCCATCCGGTAGGCCAGGAGGTTCCGGTCGAGGGCGGCGATCCGGGAGAGGGCGTTGCCGAGCTTGAGGGTGAGGTGGAAGCGCGGCGCCGGGAAGCCCGTCGGGTCGAGGCCCTCGCGCAGCAGCCGGGCACGGGAGAGGAGGTTCGCGGCGATCCGCGGCAGCTTCTCCTGCAGCTTCTGGTGCCCGCGGGCGCGGCCCAGGGTGCGGCCGACCAGGCTGCCGTCCGTGTTCGAGAAGAGGGAGAGCTGGAGGATGCTGCGCCCCCCGGCCCGGGAGAGGGTCGCGGTGAGGAGCAGCGGTGTGTTGGCGCTCTGGAGCACCTGCGTCGCCTCCTGCTGGCACTCGAGGTCGGTGCAGCCGGCGAGCCAGCGCGCGGCCTGCTCGTCGAGGAGGAGGCGCAGGTCGTCCCGCGTGCGCACCTCCACCCTGCCCTTCTCCTCGAGGGCCTCGATGATGAGCGACTCGAGGGTGCGGCGGGCCTCGTCGCTGACGGTGTCGGTCTGCAGGCCGACGAAGCTGACGGCCACCCGCTCCTCGTCCTCCCCCAGGGGGATGCAGGGGCGCGGCGCGGGGTCGGGGGCGTCGGGCTCGGGCTCGGGCTCGACCTCGAGCGCGGGAGCGACCTCGACCGCCGGCGCCGCCTCGGGGAGCTCGGCCTCGGTGGTCGAATCGGACGCCTCCGGGGCCTCCCCGACGGCGGTCGCCTCGGGCGCCGCCTCGCCCCCCTCGGGCTCGCTCGCCCGGGCGGGCGCGGCCATCAGGAGCAGGGCCAGGAAGAGAAACGCCCGCACCGACGGAGTCGGGCGGGCGTCTCGGATACTGCTCGTGGTGCGCGCACCTGGATTTGAACCAGGGACTTCCACCGTGTGAAGATGGCACTCTACCACTGAGTTATGCGCGCGGATTCGAAGGCCGCGGAGTATGCTATTCGCCCCCTGGGGTGTCAAGGCAATCACTCTCCCTTGCCGAAGGCCTTGCGCCAGGATCCGAGGAGGCCGCCCCCACCGCCGGCCGCGGGTGGCTTCGCGGAGGGAGCGCTCTCCCGGGCCGACGCGACGGCGTCGCGGACCCGCTGCGGCGCGTCCCCGGTCGCGAGGCGGACCACGGCGGTCTGGCCGCCCTGCTCGTAGCTCACCTGGAGCAGGCCCTCGGCGTCGAGGGAGAAGATGAGCTCCCGGGTCGCCCGGGGGTAGACCACCGTTCCGAGGAACTCGTTCTGCTCCACGCGCTCGGCCTCGCCCTGGTAGAGATCGAGCTCGACGGTGACCGTGCTGCTCCGCGGCGACGAGACGCTCAGGCGGGTGGTGGTCGGCAGGCTCAGGTTGCGCGGGAGCACCTCGCGGAAGCGGCCGTCGGGGAGCGCGAAGCCGATCGGCAGCGAGAGCACGTCGATCAGGGTCACCGCCTCCTCGCGCCCCAGGGAGTCGCCGAGCACGGCGCCGCCGATGGCGACCACCTCCTCGGGGTGCACGCCCTTGCGGGGCGGGCGCCCGAAGTGCTGGTGGATCCGGCCCTGCACCACGGGCATCCGGGTCTGGCCACCGACGAGGAGCACCTCGTCGATGCTCCGCGGATCGATGTTCTGCTCCTCCAGCATCTGGTCGCAGGCGGTGAAGGTGCGATCGATCAGATCGCGGGTGAGCTGGTTGAGGCGCTCCCGGGAGAGGGGCACCCGCAGGTCGAGGGGCTTGCCCTGGTGGAAGGTCACGAAGGGCAGCTCGATGACGACGTTGGAGACCTGGGAGAGATCGATCTTCGCGTTCTCGGCGGCGGCCCGCACCCGCTGCATCACGGCCGGCTGCTCGCGCAGGTTCACGCCGTGCTCCTTCTCGAAGCCCTCGACGACCCAGTCGATGATCCGGTCGTCGAAGTCGACGCCGCCCAGGAAGGTGTCCCCGCCGGTGGCGACCACCTCGAAGACGTTGCCGTGGAGCTGCAGCACCGAGATGTCGAAGGTGCCGCCGCCCAGATCGTAGATGAGGATCCGCTGGTCGTAGGCCCGGTCGAGGCCGTAGGCGAGGGCCGCCGCGGTGGGCTCGTTGACGAGGCGCACGACCTCCAGCCCGGCCAGCTCACCGGCCTGCTTCACCGCCGCGCGCTGCAGGTCGTTGTAGTAGGCCGGCACGGTGATCACGGCCTGCTCGACCAGCCCTCCGAGGTGCTGCTGCGCCGCCATCTTCAGGCGCTCGAGGATGATGGCCGAGATCTCGGCCAGGGTGCGGTTCTCGCCGCCGAGGACGACCTCGGCCAGGCCGCTCTCGCCCCGCACGATGGGATAGGTGAAGCGCTCGCGCAGCTGGCTCACCAGCGGGCTCTCGTAGGGCAGGCCGATGAGGCGCTTGTGGCCGTAGATGGTGTTCGCGGGATCCACCATCAGCTGATCCTTGGCCAGGGCGCCCACCAGGATCTCGGCGCTCCGCGGCGAGACCCCGACCACCGAGGGGAGGAGGTAGCGCCCCTTGTCGGTCGGCACCACCCGCGGCGTCCCCTCCTCCACGTAGGCGGCGCAGGTGTTGGTGGTCCCCAGGTCGATGCCGATCAGCCGCTTCCCGCTCAAGGTCCCGCTCCGGTCCCCACGAGCCCGCCCGCCGGAGGCGGTGGACTGGTCCTCACGGTGGGGGTCTCCAGCCGCACCGAGCCCGTCGGCGGCGGCTCGGGGGTCGCGGGGGTCGAGGCAGGGGCGGGAGAGGCCGGCGGCGGCTCGAAGACCCCGGTGCTGGAGAGGCCCACGCCGTAGGCCGAGTCGGGCGCCCGGCGCAGGGCCAGCCCCAGCACCCCCGCCACGTCGTAGAGCAGGCCATACTCGGTGACGGTGTCGGTGGGGATGTCCACCGCCTGGCCGGCCGGGGGCATCCCCGCGGCGCTCCACTGAGGGCTGACCAGGGCGCTCTGGCCGGTGATCGAGATCTGCGAGCCGTTGGCGAGGGGGCGGACCAGCACGGTCAGGCGCTCGGCCTTCCGGCCGAGGAAGTCCTTCCGGCCGATGCGCACCTGGTGGTTCGGCTGGGTGATCTTCCAGCCGGTGCCGACGATGCCGGAGTCCCGGGCGACCACCTCGAGGGGGAAGCCCCGGGAGGCGAGGACGGCCACCACCGCATCCCAGGCCCGGGCGTAGGGGAGCTGGAGGCGCAGGGTGGTCGGGAAGGGCTGGGGCGGCTGGCGGGTGCGGGGACCCTCGAGCTCCACCTCCGGTGCGCCCCGGGGCGCGGCCAGCGCCGGTCCCGCCGAGGCGAGACCGAGGCAGAGCGCGCCGATGAGCGCGAACCTCCCTGGGCCTCCGAGGCGCCCTCCCCCGCTGGTTGTCCCTCGCCTTGCCACGTTCCCGCTCCCCGGCCCGGATCCTCCCGCCGCGCGTGCGGACGGGTGCGACGATCCCGCCTGAAAGAAGATCATGGTAGCCACCGCCGCCGATCCGGGTCAACGCGACTCCGGGCAGCTAGAGGCCCCAGCGACGCGGTTTTCAGGACTCGAGCAGGGGTGGCGTGGAGCCGGAGGGCAGGGGCGGCAGCGCGTCGTCGGCCTCGAGGGACCACTTCTCGTAGGGCGCACCCTCCCCCTCCGGCAGCTCCTCGATGAAGGGCGAGGCCTTCATCACCACCCGCTCGTGGTCCCGCTGGGTGTGGGTGATGGGGTAGCAGAGGTAGAGCTCGTCCTTGGCCCGGGTGGTCGCCACGTAGAAGAGGCGCCGCTCCTCCTCGAGGCCGTCGGGATCCCGGTAGGCGGCCGAGACCGGGAAGCGCCCGTCGGCCAGCCAGATGACGAAGACCCCCCGCCACTCGAGCCCCTTGGCCTTGTGGATGGTCGAGAGGGTCAGGTGCTCGTCGGGATCGGCGCCGTCGACGACGTCCTCGGCCTCGAGCTCGGTGAGCAGCCCCACCTCGTCGAGGAAGGCGTCGACGTTCTCGTAGGCCCCGGCGAAGTCGGCGAGCTGCTCGATGTCCTC encodes:
- a CDS encoding tetratricopeptide repeat protein, with the translated sequence MKQALALLLPLLLVACPDPIDPKLEAEAHYHKGMEYRHSGDLEAALLEFQDAVRGDPTQVRAHHALGDTWLAMRKYEGAPEAAAAAFQKALDLEPGKAASWLGLGRARVRLNDPVGAIEAYRKALELDPADPQPHRYLGDLYARADKIEEAVAAYQQAARLAQAGEGVTPLERLAKLLESKGRFAEAASAYAAVVEASAAADAHREQQVAVLREQGREEQARQLAREVAEAGTVRSIRLVRLGDLRAQARDLDGALEAYRAAIELTPDHAPTWELVGAIQAVKKEFSAGRASFERARALAPTSASPPAGLAELELAAGRPDEAKKALQAAVAALTGAEEELLLVRIADLFAATGQHPKALTMYEELLASVKDDPTLWVSLAREQRAVGEAAAAIFSCSQARKMIADRDPSILGACAATGK
- a CDS encoding Hsp70 family protein, with amino-acid sequence MSGKRLIGIDLGTTNTCAAYVEEGTPRVVPTDKGRYLLPSVVGVSPRSAEILVGALAKDQLMVDPANTIYGHKRLIGLPYESPLVSQLRERFTYPIVRGESGLAEVVLGGENRTLAEISAIILERLKMAAQQHLGGLVEQAVITVPAYYNDLQRAAVKQAGELAGLEVVRLVNEPTAAALAYGLDRAYDQRILIYDLGGGTFDISVLQLHGNVFEVVATGGDTFLGGVDFDDRIIDWVVEGFEKEHGVNLREQPAVMQRVRAAAENAKIDLSQVSNVVIELPFVTFHQGKPLDLRVPLSRERLNQLTRDLIDRTFTACDQMLEEQNIDPRSIDEVLLVGGQTRMPVVQGRIHQHFGRPPRKGVHPEEVVAIGGAVLGDSLGREEAVTLIDVLSLPIGFALPDGRFREVLPRNLSLPTTTRLSVSSPRSSTVTVELDLYQGEAERVEQNEFLGTVVYPRATRELIFSLDAEGLLQVSYEQGGQTAVVRLATGDAPQRVRDAVASARESAPSAKPPAAGGGGGLLGSWRKAFGKGE
- the lexA gene encoding transcriptional repressor LexA → MQELTKRQREILEYVHHAIRQEGYPPTIREIGAQFGIRSTNGVNDHLKALERKGYISRGDNKSRALSPTPKGLSELGVKGADGTVIPAVIPSTEMIEVPLVGQVAAGTPIIAEENISDTVHIDSFFLGGTTRRVFALRVVGDSMIDDGIFDGDYIFVKKQLTANRGEIVVAMIEGEATVKRYYPEGDRIRFQPANERMQPIYVSKDEFRDTHILGVVCGVYRRMH